In a genomic window of Thermogemmata fonticola:
- a CDS encoding MFS transporter, giving the protein MTAPESSLRSPWRWWVCLLLMLATIINYMDRLALNQLALRIKIYFDLSHQQYSFLESAFSLAFALGAVMTGILVDRISVRWVYPIMVLGWSLAGVLTGFAVHFWMLLACRFALGLFEAGNWPCGIRTTRAVLPPEERSLGNSIFQSGTALGAVITPLTVLALLRSADPQEGFRHAVIAVTGGTYAAVSQAPADAWKYPFRVIGSLGVVWIVLWFVTVPRRWLHTPQRTQLPTAPPPPPFRLILADRRFWVLLVLVVAINVAWHGYRAWLPLYLQEQRNYSEVGMSQLTTAYYLVADIGAWTLGGLTLVLCRWGMPVSQARIVALGLASIATLATLLIPWLPEGTPLLVGLLLVAFGAMGAFPTYFALSQDLSLQHQGKVSGFLGASAHVSLALIYPLEGWIIAWTDSYESVLAVIGLAPALAWLIVWWYWPREQRS; this is encoded by the coding sequence ATGACTGCCCCTGAATCCTCGCTTCGTTCTCCCTGGCGTTGGTGGGTGTGCCTGCTACTCATGCTGGCCACGATTATCAACTACATGGACCGGCTCGCCCTGAATCAACTGGCCTTGCGCATCAAGATTTACTTCGATTTGTCCCATCAGCAATACAGCTTTTTGGAAAGTGCCTTCTCGCTGGCGTTTGCTCTGGGCGCGGTGATGACAGGGATTCTGGTGGACCGTATCAGTGTCCGCTGGGTTTATCCCATCATGGTGTTGGGCTGGTCGCTGGCCGGCGTGCTGACCGGTTTTGCGGTGCACTTTTGGATGCTGTTGGCCTGCCGTTTTGCCCTGGGATTATTCGAGGCGGGCAACTGGCCTTGCGGGATCCGGACTACACGGGCTGTACTGCCGCCGGAAGAACGCTCGCTGGGGAACTCGATTTTCCAAAGCGGTACGGCCTTGGGGGCGGTGATCACCCCTTTGACCGTACTGGCCTTGTTGCGTTCGGCGGACCCGCAGGAGGGCTTTCGCCACGCTGTCATCGCGGTGACCGGCGGGACCTATGCCGCTGTCAGCCAAGCTCCGGCGGACGCCTGGAAGTATCCTTTCCGCGTCATCGGTTCTCTCGGTGTGGTCTGGATCGTCCTCTGGTTTGTCACCGTGCCGCGGCGTTGGTTGCATACCCCTCAGCGAACGCAGCTCCCGACTGCCCCGCCTCCCCCTCCCTTCCGGCTCATCCTGGCGGATCGCCGCTTTTGGGTTCTACTCGTTTTGGTGGTGGCTATCAACGTGGCCTGGCATGGCTACCGCGCGTGGCTGCCCCTGTACCTGCAAGAGCAAAGGAATTACAGCGAAGTTGGGATGAGCCAACTTACCACAGCTTACTACCTCGTGGCCGACATTGGGGCGTGGACCCTAGGCGGATTGACCCTCGTGCTGTGCCGCTGGGGGATGCCGGTCAGTCAGGCCCGGATCGTCGCTTTGGGATTGGCGTCCATCGCCACCCTTGCGACTCTCCTGATCCCCTGGCTGCCGGAGGGGACGCCTCTGCTTGTGGGTTTGCTCCTCGTCGCCTTCGGTGCCATGGGTGCTTTCCCGACCTACTTCGCCCTATCGCAAGACTTGTCACTGCAACATCAGGGCAAGGTTTCCGGCTTCCTCGGAGCCTCCGCCCATGTATCCTTGGCTTTGATCTACCCCTTAGAAGGGTGGATCATCGCCTGGACGGATTCCTACGAAAGTGTGCTCGCCGTGATCGGCTTGGCTCCGGCCTTGGCTTGGCTAATTGTCTGGTGGTATTGGCCGCGGGAACAACGGTCTTAA
- a CDS encoding helix-turn-helix domain-containing protein — MAAVHLTLEEAAERLGITPDELKRRLKTDPAFKILTPIRDGATLRFKASAVDELARQLGAASDPGLMLAPMTGREELDSDDFRVPTLLHSSSTSPSSSPSDDADIFSLSKEEVPLDKSKGKPDSDVRLEASDRRTSSAQDKNASVPTEEIDVDVISSQSAIIRGASSSKLVPPAPSSGKILATEAAASLPSDSDSSEFELSLDSDSDDFQLNLNADASDEVKLGQEAPASPARGASGINLRQPADSGISLEKDSAASPKPAQEKPSDEELDFELTLDSNTAASGIKLSGLTSKPSTAPDSDSEFELTLDDSSGSGASMEHAVLEELGEIVEASEEEKESKGDIFETDFEVPPLEESGSASEAVALETDTDIAEGELSEVVVEETSEEQLAEAEVDLAEAELEEGPSASQALRGVPTTLPEEELAAVAAAPYQPVPWGPLPAILLLLALPFMFLGVLMGYQAVETMVGYQQPQKPVAPLLRSIASTLDMELKDQ, encoded by the coding sequence ATGGCCGCTGTGCACTTGACTTTGGAAGAAGCCGCGGAACGGTTGGGGATCACACCGGACGAGTTGAAGCGGCGACTCAAGACGGACCCCGCATTCAAGATTCTTACGCCGATTCGTGATGGAGCGACGCTCCGATTCAAGGCCAGCGCGGTAGACGAGCTAGCGCGGCAACTCGGCGCTGCGAGTGATCCGGGACTGATGCTCGCGCCGATGACGGGTAGGGAAGAATTGGACTCGGACGATTTCCGTGTTCCCACTCTCCTCCATTCCAGCTCGACATCCCCGTCCTCCTCTCCCAGCGATGACGCTGACATTTTCTCTCTGTCCAAGGAAGAAGTCCCGTTGGACAAATCGAAGGGCAAACCCGATAGCGATGTCCGCTTGGAGGCTTCGGACCGGAGGACGTCTAGCGCGCAGGACAAAAACGCGTCCGTGCCCACCGAAGAGATCGATGTGGATGTGATCAGTTCCCAGAGTGCCATTATCCGGGGGGCAAGCTCTTCCAAGTTGGTTCCTCCTGCTCCTTCCTCTGGCAAAATCTTGGCCACAGAAGCGGCTGCGAGCTTGCCCTCCGATAGTGATAGCAGCGAGTTCGAGCTGAGCCTGGATTCCGACAGCGATGATTTCCAACTCAATCTGAACGCGGATGCGAGTGATGAGGTGAAGCTCGGTCAAGAGGCCCCCGCTAGCCCGGCCCGTGGAGCAAGTGGCATCAATTTGCGCCAGCCGGCGGACAGTGGCATTTCCTTAGAGAAAGATTCCGCCGCCTCACCCAAACCAGCCCAGGAGAAACCCAGCGACGAAGAGCTGGATTTCGAGCTGACCTTGGATTCCAACACAGCGGCTTCCGGAATCAAACTGAGCGGCCTGACCTCCAAGCCCAGCACGGCGCCGGACTCCGATAGCGAATTCGAGTTGACTCTGGACGACTCGTCCGGCAGCGGAGCGAGTATGGAACACGCCGTGCTCGAAGAACTCGGCGAGATCGTTGAGGCTAGCGAAGAAGAGAAGGAGTCTAAGGGGGACATTTTTGAAACGGACTTCGAGGTGCCGCCGCTGGAAGAGAGCGGGTCAGCCTCGGAAGCCGTCGCGCTGGAAACCGACACCGACATCGCCGAAGGGGAATTGTCCGAAGTTGTCGTGGAGGAAACGTCGGAGGAGCAGCTTGCGGAGGCAGAGGTGGATCTAGCCGAGGCAGAGCTGGAAGAGGGACCGTCCGCGTCGCAAGCACTGCGTGGCGTACCCACAACTTTGCCGGAGGAAGAGCTAGCCGCCGTCGCCGCCGCTCCGTACCAACCGGTGCCGTGGGGACCGCTGCCGGCTATCCTCCTTCTGCTGGCCCTGCCCTTCATGTTCCTGGGCGTCCTCATGGGCTACCAGGCCGTGGAGACAATGGTCGGGTATCAACAACCACAAAAGCCAGTCGCTCCCCTCCTGCGTTCCATTGCCTCGACTTTGGATATGGAGTTGAAGGACCAATAA
- a CDS encoding GIY-YIG nuclease family protein, with product MGLCSGRGRRLEREVRAKAPRYPGVYGMYDAQGRLLYVGKAKNLRQRLLSYFRPQSRPAKAEKIIDQTRRLVWESSGDELAALLRELELIQTLLPRYNVSGRPGRQRYHYICLTSPPAPFLVVTPKPPARALAIYGPLSLRRRSEEAVRRLNDWFGLRDCSSRIPLHFRDQAELFAEALSPGCLRWELRHCLGPCVAACTRQEYHAAVERLRAFLDGRDPGLLKQIRRRMEEAAEQLHFEKALALRDRLLALEWLDARLRLLRQARSGPAWIYPLQGWDGRQRWYLIQHGQVRSVCFAPSSAEDWTDALRLCRAAFRAAHASVFEGKRLETVDSVLLVAAWFRRYPQEQKRLLAPRQIRLLRRSLVTPE from the coding sequence GTGGGCCTGTGTTCCGGTCGGGGCCGGCGTTTGGAACGTGAGGTCCGCGCGAAAGCTCCTCGCTATCCCGGCGTCTATGGTATGTACGACGCGCAAGGACGATTGCTTTATGTGGGGAAAGCCAAGAATCTACGGCAGCGTCTTTTGAGCTATTTCCGGCCTCAGAGTCGCCCTGCGAAAGCTGAGAAAATCATCGACCAGACACGGCGGTTGGTCTGGGAGAGTAGCGGTGATGAATTGGCTGCCCTGTTGCGGGAGCTGGAGCTGATTCAAACCCTTTTGCCGCGGTACAACGTCTCCGGTCGGCCTGGGCGGCAACGCTATCACTACATCTGTCTTACGTCGCCCCCCGCTCCGTTCCTGGTGGTGACTCCGAAGCCGCCCGCCCGTGCCTTGGCCATTTACGGTCCCCTCTCCTTACGCCGCCGCTCTGAGGAGGCAGTTCGCCGACTCAATGACTGGTTCGGACTGCGGGATTGCTCCAGCCGCATCCCTTTGCATTTTCGCGACCAAGCAGAATTATTCGCCGAAGCGCTCTCGCCCGGTTGCCTGCGTTGGGAGCTGCGGCACTGTCTCGGCCCGTGTGTCGCGGCCTGCACCCGCCAGGAATACCATGCCGCTGTCGAACGATTGCGGGCATTTCTCGACGGGCGTGATCCGGGCCTCCTGAAACAAATCCGCCGCCGCATGGAGGAGGCCGCCGAACAATTGCACTTTGAGAAAGCCCTCGCTCTGCGGGATCGCTTGCTGGCCTTGGAGTGGCTGGATGCTCGCTTGCGCCTGCTGCGCCAGGCTCGCTCCGGTCCCGCCTGGATTTATCCTTTGCAAGGATGGGATGGCCGCCAACGCTGGTATCTCATTCAGCACGGCCAAGTCCGCTCTGTCTGCTTTGCCCCCTCGAGCGCTGAGGACTGGACTGACGCGTTGCGGCTTTGCCGGGCGGCTTTCCGTGCGGCACATGCCTCCGTCTTTGAGGGGAAACGCTTGGAGACTGTGGACAGCGTCTTGCTCGTGGCCGCCTGGTTTCGACGGTATCCTCAGGAACAAAAGCGGTTGCTCGCTCCCCGACAAATTCGCCTCTTACGCCGCTCCCTCGTGACACCGGAGTGA
- a CDS encoding glycosyltransferase family 39 protein, translating into MIRYNMQPVSLSSGAVAEVGGRLEMTAVRPLLKGKDYAALAVLLLIAIAVHLWLIHHTAVPARDSLGYARIALNLSDPQAGWQGAERRSRIEVIRTAEQPPGYPLVIWCVEKTLRGVSGGSLAERALQAAQYANGVAAVLCVIPLYLLGRMLFGFWVAAVGTLLFQVLPVPAHVTSDGVSEGLYLLFMSIALAAGVWGVRRPTVGRFLISGGAIGAAYLVRPEGVLLVLPLSLIILGTWRGRPLAYRLGWVAALTVGVAAFGLPYMLLIGKLTNKPTGKHLTNPFDDQLPPIWRGQPLSQGLGRHHGVCLWAEWWNPQQNDQSRRSLWAMQAVGKEMLKSLHYAVALLALLGVACQYRRLQWGEPGTLLLLAVASLYLGLLVYLAMRIGYVSERHTLLVTGLGCLFAATSLPALGRWLSIAPAIRHLVIWPHLMPTGLASMLVVTALPQTLQPLHAHREGHKHAGLWLAGQLHDQDWLVDPFCWAEWYAGRTLYRTTEYRGRPQRTWVVVEEGKVSPHSRLPQWEQAQELARHGQAVYQWPPQADADQPRVVVYRVDDARLVQRILAGGPR; encoded by the coding sequence ATGATTCGCTACAACATGCAGCCAGTGAGTCTATCATCCGGTGCGGTGGCGGAGGTGGGAGGACGGCTAGAAATGACCGCGGTTCGCCCTCTACTGAAGGGGAAGGATTACGCGGCACTGGCGGTATTGTTGTTGATCGCTATAGCCGTTCACCTCTGGCTGATCCATCACACAGCAGTACCGGCACGGGACAGCCTGGGCTACGCACGGATCGCTTTGAACCTGTCGGACCCACAGGCGGGTTGGCAGGGGGCGGAACGGCGCAGCCGGATCGAGGTGATCCGCACAGCCGAGCAACCGCCGGGTTATCCCCTGGTCATTTGGTGTGTGGAGAAAACCCTCCGCGGGGTGTCCGGGGGGTCGCTGGCTGAACGTGCTCTTCAGGCGGCCCAATACGCTAACGGGGTGGCAGCCGTTTTGTGCGTTATTCCCCTGTATTTGTTGGGGCGAATGCTTTTCGGCTTCTGGGTGGCAGCGGTGGGAACGTTGTTGTTCCAGGTATTGCCCGTCCCCGCCCATGTGACCAGCGATGGCGTTTCGGAAGGGTTGTATCTACTGTTCATGAGCATCGCTTTGGCCGCGGGGGTCTGGGGGGTACGGCGTCCTACGGTGGGCCGCTTCTTGATCAGTGGTGGAGCCATCGGAGCGGCGTATCTGGTTCGCCCCGAAGGAGTGCTGCTGGTTCTCCCACTCAGCCTGATCATTCTGGGAACTTGGCGGGGTCGGCCGCTGGCCTACCGCCTGGGTTGGGTGGCAGCTCTGACGGTGGGGGTCGCCGCCTTTGGTCTGCCGTATATGCTTCTGATCGGCAAGTTGACCAATAAGCCGACGGGGAAACACTTGACCAATCCTTTTGACGATCAATTGCCCCCGATTTGGCGCGGGCAACCTCTTTCGCAGGGCTTGGGGAGGCATCATGGCGTTTGCCTTTGGGCGGAGTGGTGGAATCCGCAACAGAATGATCAGAGCCGGCGCAGCCTGTGGGCCATGCAGGCCGTCGGTAAGGAAATGCTCAAGAGTCTGCATTATGCCGTGGCCCTTCTGGCGCTTCTGGGAGTGGCCTGCCAGTATCGGCGGCTTCAATGGGGCGAACCGGGAACCCTGCTCCTATTGGCTGTGGCATCTCTCTATCTTGGCCTGTTGGTGTATCTGGCCATGCGGATTGGCTACGTCTCGGAACGGCATACTTTACTCGTGACAGGCTTGGGCTGCTTGTTTGCCGCCACCAGCCTTCCTGCCTTGGGCCGATGGTTGAGTATAGCACCTGCCATACGCCATCTAGTCATCTGGCCGCATCTTATGCCTACGGGTTTGGCTAGTATGCTCGTGGTGACAGCTCTGCCCCAAACTCTTCAACCCCTCCATGCTCATCGCGAGGGGCATAAACACGCCGGTTTGTGGCTGGCCGGGCAATTGCACGATCAGGACTGGCTGGTCGATCCGTTCTGCTGGGCCGAATGGTATGCTGGCCGCACGCTCTATCGCACCACTGAATATCGTGGCCGACCTCAGAGGACCTGGGTGGTGGTCGAGGAAGGGAAGGTTTCGCCCCATTCGCGCTTGCCCCAGTGGGAACAGGCGCAGGAATTGGCCCGGCACGGCCAAGCGGTGTACCAATGGCCGCCGCAAGCCGACGCGGATCAACCCAGAGTCGTCGTCTATCGCGTCGATGATGCCCGGCTCGTCCAGCGCATCCTGGCAGGGGGACCCCGCTGA
- a CDS encoding MmgE/PrpD family protein, translating into MAEPSSATTTLAQRLARYAATLRFEDLPPEVVHEAKRRLIDSLATAVGALPAPAYAKVKRCACRVSSQPPASLIGGGQSSVEWATFVNGLLIRYLDYNDTYLSLEPAHPSDNWSAVLAVGEAAGAKGPELITAAVLAYEVQCRLCDAASLRRHGIDHVTYGAISSTLAAGRLLRLDSERLSHAVGIAGVCNIALRQTRSGELSEWKGCAFANAARNGVFAALVAAEGLTGPAPIFEGDLGFFRLVTRQPFTLPPMGGEAENRDGFMIGKTYIKYWPAEYHSQSAIDAALQLRRQLQGNIQRIQSIRVDTFEASYNIIGKYPQAWAPQTRETADHSLPYCTAAALYDGDVTLETFEERRFTDPDLIRFTQRVQVVHDPALDARYPRGIPNRITLTLDDGTTLVREVEFPRGHAANPMTDQEVEAKFRRLVEPHYGPEKAQAILSCCWNLEQLNSVTELMRLLDKS; encoded by the coding sequence ATGGCGGAACCAAGTTCTGCAACAACCACGTTAGCTCAGCGACTCGCGCGGTATGCCGCCACGCTCCGCTTTGAGGACCTCCCGCCGGAGGTCGTTCATGAGGCCAAGCGGCGCCTCATCGATTCACTGGCCACGGCAGTCGGGGCCTTACCCGCTCCGGCCTACGCCAAGGTGAAGCGGTGCGCCTGCCGCGTGAGCAGCCAACCGCCAGCCAGTCTGATCGGCGGAGGGCAGAGCAGCGTGGAGTGGGCCACTTTTGTCAACGGCCTGCTGATCCGTTATCTGGACTACAATGATACCTATCTGAGTTTGGAACCTGCTCATCCCAGCGACAATTGGTCGGCAGTGCTGGCCGTGGGAGAAGCCGCGGGAGCGAAAGGGCCGGAACTGATCACTGCTGCCGTGCTGGCGTATGAGGTCCAATGCCGCCTCTGCGATGCCGCCAGTTTACGCCGACACGGTATCGATCACGTCACCTACGGTGCAATTTCATCCACCTTGGCCGCGGGACGCCTCTTACGCCTGGACAGCGAACGCTTGAGCCATGCCGTCGGCATCGCGGGTGTGTGCAACATCGCCTTGCGGCAGACCCGCTCCGGCGAACTGAGCGAATGGAAGGGATGCGCTTTTGCCAACGCCGCCCGCAATGGTGTTTTTGCAGCGCTAGTGGCTGCGGAAGGACTCACTGGTCCGGCGCCCATCTTCGAGGGAGATTTAGGCTTTTTCCGCCTTGTGACCCGCCAGCCCTTTACCCTGCCTCCCATGGGTGGAGAAGCCGAGAATCGCGATGGTTTCATGATTGGCAAAACTTACATCAAATACTGGCCAGCAGAATACCACTCCCAAAGCGCTATCGATGCGGCCCTGCAATTGCGCCGCCAGCTTCAGGGTAATATCCAGCGGATTCAATCCATTCGGGTGGACACCTTCGAGGCCAGCTACAACATCATCGGGAAATACCCCCAGGCTTGGGCGCCGCAGACGCGGGAAACAGCCGATCACAGCTTGCCCTACTGCACGGCCGCTGCCCTTTACGACGGCGATGTCACTCTGGAAACCTTCGAGGAACGTCGCTTCACTGACCCGGACCTTATCCGCTTCACTCAACGGGTCCAAGTGGTGCATGACCCGGCTCTCGATGCCCGATACCCGCGCGGGATTCCCAACCGCATCACGTTGACTCTCGACGATGGTACCACCCTGGTCCGGGAAGTGGAGTTTCCTAGAGGACACGCCGCCAATCCCATGACGGATCAGGAAGTCGAGGCCAAGTTCCGCCGTCTGGTGGAACCGCATTACGGTCCGGAAAAGGCCCAGGCTATACTCTCATGTTGCTGGAACCTTGAACAGTTGAACTCCGTCACAGAACTGATGCGGTTGCTGGACAAGTCTTGA
- a CDS encoding WD40/YVTN/BNR-like repeat-containing protein, which yields MLRFPAAIVLVTFLSLIVYVGSPQAPAVRGQSPVQKAQTPARPVDLRQVFLQGLPARCIGPANMGGRICDLAVVESNPDVFYVASAGGGVWKTHDGGQSFTPIFDDQPTQCIGAVAVCRDQPHVVYVGTGEANPRNSVSWGCGVFRSGDGGRTWFHCGLEDTHHIGRIVVHPTDPNIAYVAALGHVWGPNRARGLYKTTDGGVTWQHSLFIDENTGCIDVQMDPLNPDILYAAFWPMRRDAFSGGSPIRQTGPTGGLFKTTDGGKTWKKLTRGLPENVGYGRCGISIYRKDPRIVYAVVHTSETAGQNSNVGQSATPVGKDGKPGSPGPINRGGIFRSEDYGETWRKVNDLVPRPFYYGQIRVDPNDDKVIYVLGVAFHVSRDGGRTFPPFRHSMHPDHHALWINPKDSQHMIVGNDGGLYITKDGKNFEAKRGLVISQFYGVAVDSRVPYHVYGGLQDNGSWAGPSATVYKDGITLADWRRLLGGDGFQAAVDPEDNNIVYVESQYGNLVRVKLDAPPGPTGKGANKSIRPPGVKQDKTRKEPSPYRFNWNSPILISPHDAKTIYYGAQYLFKSTNRGDSWQKISPDLTAYPRDGSVPAPGGHTILSLAASPRQAGVIWVGTDDGKLWLTRDDGRTWIDLTDKLPDIPRQRAIPKIECSYFDAGTAYVAVDRHRNDDFRPYIFKTTDYGQTWTALASNLPLHAVVGVVRQSSRNKDLLFAGTERGLFVTFNDGKFWYPLRCVGMPAAVRVDDLVIHPRERELVVATHGRGIWIIPIAPLEELKDAHLTADAVLFPFPAPVPVMERRDRPPPSGKAAPIPRDAFVAPNPPLGPVAAFYLTGEGPERVKFTYQSPQHSGSVEMTIPGPGLYFRPLGQLPPGEYEVALHARGVVVRQPLRVVAPPQASPEQ from the coding sequence ATGCTCCGCTTTCCTGCCGCTATTGTCCTGGTGACTTTCCTGAGCTTGATCGTTTACGTGGGTTCCCCGCAAGCTCCTGCAGTTCGCGGCCAATCGCCTGTTCAGAAGGCCCAGACGCCGGCGCGCCCCGTGGACCTGCGTCAGGTTTTCCTTCAGGGATTGCCAGCTCGCTGCATTGGACCCGCGAACATGGGAGGGCGCATCTGCGATCTCGCCGTAGTGGAGTCGAACCCGGATGTCTTCTATGTGGCCAGTGCAGGGGGCGGAGTGTGGAAAACTCACGACGGCGGGCAATCGTTTACGCCAATCTTTGACGATCAGCCGACCCAATGCATCGGGGCAGTCGCCGTGTGCCGGGACCAACCCCACGTGGTTTATGTGGGGACAGGCGAGGCCAACCCGCGCAATTCCGTGAGCTGGGGGTGTGGTGTTTTTCGTTCGGGAGACGGCGGGCGCACGTGGTTCCATTGCGGTTTGGAAGACACGCATCACATCGGGCGGATCGTCGTTCACCCCACGGATCCCAACATCGCTTATGTCGCGGCGTTGGGTCACGTATGGGGTCCCAATCGCGCCCGGGGCTTGTACAAAACCACTGACGGGGGGGTCACCTGGCAACACAGTCTCTTCATTGACGAAAACACCGGTTGCATCGACGTGCAGATGGACCCTCTCAATCCGGACATCCTCTATGCTGCTTTCTGGCCGATGCGGCGCGACGCCTTCTCCGGAGGCAGTCCGATCCGTCAAACGGGGCCGACTGGCGGCCTCTTCAAAACCACCGATGGCGGTAAAACCTGGAAAAAGCTCACCCGTGGATTGCCGGAAAATGTGGGCTACGGACGTTGTGGCATCAGCATCTATCGGAAAGACCCGCGCATCGTTTATGCCGTCGTTCACACCAGTGAAACCGCGGGCCAGAATAGCAATGTAGGCCAGTCCGCTACCCCTGTCGGCAAGGATGGCAAACCCGGTTCGCCTGGACCGATCAACCGAGGTGGTATCTTCCGCTCCGAGGACTACGGCGAAACTTGGCGCAAAGTCAACGACCTTGTCCCGCGCCCCTTCTACTACGGACAAATCCGCGTGGATCCCAATGATGATAAGGTGATCTATGTCCTCGGCGTCGCCTTTCATGTTTCCAGGGATGGAGGACGTACATTTCCGCCATTCCGTCACTCCATGCATCCCGATCATCATGCTTTATGGATTAATCCGAAAGATTCTCAACATATGATTGTGGGTAACGATGGTGGCTTGTATATAACCAAGGATGGCAAAAATTTCGAGGCCAAACGTGGATTGGTCATCAGTCAATTCTATGGTGTGGCTGTGGATTCCCGTGTGCCTTATCATGTGTATGGCGGCTTGCAGGACAACGGTTCCTGGGCGGGTCCCAGCGCCACCGTCTACAAAGATGGAATCACCTTGGCCGATTGGCGTCGGCTTTTAGGGGGGGATGGCTTCCAGGCTGCGGTGGACCCCGAAGACAACAACATCGTTTATGTGGAAAGCCAATATGGCAATCTCGTTCGTGTCAAGCTGGATGCACCACCGGGACCTACGGGAAAGGGAGCCAACAAAAGTATCCGGCCTCCCGGTGTCAAGCAAGATAAGACCCGCAAAGAACCGAGTCCCTATCGCTTCAACTGGAACTCACCGATTCTCATCTCTCCCCATGATGCGAAGACTATATACTACGGTGCACAATATCTCTTCAAATCAACAAATCGAGGTGATAGTTGGCAAAAGATCAGTCCGGACTTGACAGCATATCCACGTGATGGAAGCGTTCCGGCTCCCGGAGGGCATACCATCCTCAGTCTGGCAGCCTCACCGCGACAAGCGGGTGTCATCTGGGTCGGCACCGATGATGGCAAGCTGTGGCTCACCCGCGACGATGGCCGGACCTGGATCGATCTGACCGACAAACTTCCGGATATTCCCCGGCAGCGCGCCATTCCCAAAATTGAATGTTCGTATTTTGACGCCGGGACGGCCTATGTAGCCGTGGATCGCCATCGGAACGACGACTTTCGCCCCTACATTTTCAAGACCACAGATTACGGCCAGACCTGGACCGCTCTGGCTTCCAATCTTCCGCTGCACGCTGTGGTCGGAGTGGTCCGCCAGTCCTCTCGCAATAAGGACCTGCTATTCGCTGGCACCGAACGCGGCCTCTTTGTCACCTTCAATGATGGGAAATTCTGGTATCCTCTGCGCTGTGTCGGAATGCCGGCGGCTGTGCGTGTGGACGATCTGGTGATTCATCCCCGCGAGCGCGAACTGGTGGTAGCAACTCACGGGCGAGGTATTTGGATCATTCCCATCGCCCCGTTGGAAGAGCTGAAAGATGCTCACCTAACGGCGGATGCGGTTCTGTTCCCCTTCCCGGCCCCTGTACCGGTGATGGAGCGCCGTGATCGTCCGCCTCCGTCTGGTAAAGCGGCTCCCATACCGCGCGATGCTTTCGTGGCTCCCAATCCGCCGCTGGGCCCCGTGGCTGCCTTTTACTTGACTGGTGAGGGACCCGAACGAGTCAAATTCACCTATCAATCCCCGCAACACTCCGGAAGTGTGGAGATGACCATCCCTGGTCCCGGCCTGTATTTCCGGCCTTTGGGCCAACTGCCGCCGGGGGAGTACGAGGTGGCGCTACACGCACGCGGGGTCGTTGTCCGCCAGCCCTTACGGGTCGTGGCTCCACCACAAGCCTCGCCAGAACAATAA